One window of Perca fluviatilis chromosome 12, GENO_Pfluv_1.0, whole genome shotgun sequence genomic DNA carries:
- the LOC120570227 gene encoding pancreas transcription factor 1 subunit alpha: MEDMIFDFDQDATTDFAIWGQMDQNFQFQNQLDSFLLDYSTASGQLSPWSSFGSQSMFPDAQLTLTDLDVLSPGADVCAEGESSSMDDPLEVAQRRARRLVPHHPYKVQRHAANIRERKRMLSINSAFEELRCHVPTFPYEKRLSKIDTLRLAIAYIDLLREILMSGCDPKSYVDECMKNGYKNQTNAIWNTSDLTARLSWIKWD, encoded by the exons ATGGAGGACATGATTTTTGACTTCGACCAGGATGCCACTACGGATTTTGCCATTTGGGGACAAATGGACCAAAACTTTCAGTTTCAGAACCAGCTGGACAGCTTCCTGCTGGATTACAGCACAGCCAGCGGCCAGCTCTCGCCCTGGTCCTCCTTCGGCAGTCAGTCCATGTTCCCGGACGCACAGCTGACCCTCACCGACCTCGACGTGCTGTCTCCGGGGGCGGATGTCTGCGCTGAAGGGGAAAGCTCGTCCATGGACGACCCCCTGGAGGTGGCCCAGCGCAGGGCGCGGCGGCTGGTGCCCCATCATCCCTACAAGGTGCAGCGACATGCCGCCAACATCcgggagaggaagaggatgcTGAGCATCAATTCCGCCTTCGAGGAGCTGCGCTGCCATGTGCCGACGTTTCCCTACGAGAAGCGACTGTCCAAGATAGACACTCTGAGGCTGGCCATAGCGTACATCGACCTGCTGAGAGAGATCCTCATGTCGGGCTGCGACCCCAAATCCTACGTAGACGAGTGCATGAAGAATGGCTACAAGAATCAGACCAACGCCATCTGGAACACAAGCG ATCTGACAGCCCGCCTCTCTTGGATAAAGTGGGATTAG